One region of Dehalococcoidia bacterium genomic DNA includes:
- a CDS encoding ABC transporter permease subunit — protein sequence MNGLLEILRKELADSFNSKRFIILFLLVYLAGIATIYIAAQNIRTVVGDSTSNIFLSLFVVSGSDLPFSFPLFMSIFIPIIGIALGFDAINSERTGGNLSRVLAQPIYRDSLINGKFLSGLTVISVLIVSVVAIVAGLGLRLIGVPPEAEEILRLFIFIVVSILYGAFWMSLSVLFSVLFKKTSTSALAAIAVWIFLFLFMGIIANLIAGAAFPLTQDSTVAQVADYDYLFRMISRISPGTLYAESIQAILIPVMGSTSPTMMMIGMYSGLMPSPLPLSQSLMLVWPQLVGLVALTAVCFALAYVRFMREEIRST from the coding sequence ATGAACGGATTGCTGGAGATACTAAGAAAAGAGCTGGCTGACAGCTTTAACAGTAAAAGGTTTATCATTCTGTTTTTACTGGTATACCTGGCCGGCATAGCCACCATATACATAGCGGCCCAGAACATCAGGACGGTTGTCGGCGATTCGACCAGTAACATCTTTTTGAGTTTATTTGTCGTATCGGGCAGCGATTTACCTTTCTCCTTCCCGCTGTTCATGTCCATTTTTATTCCCATCATCGGCATCGCCCTGGGTTTCGATGCGATCAACAGCGAGAGGACCGGGGGCAACCTCAGTCGAGTGCTGGCACAGCCCATTTACCGCGATAGCCTGATCAACGGCAAGTTTCTGTCGGGACTGACTGTGATAAGCGTGCTGATTGTCAGCGTTGTTGCCATAGTGGCAGGACTTGGACTGAGGCTGATAGGCGTGCCGCCGGAGGCGGAGGAGATATTGAGGCTGTTCATTTTCATAGTAGTCAGTATCCTGTATGGAGCTTTCTGGATGTCCTTATCGGTGCTATTCTCCGTCCTTTTTAAGAAGACCTCCACCTCGGCTCTCGCCGCAATTGCGGTCTGGATCTTTCTGTTCCTTTTCATGGGTATTATAGCCAATCTCATCGCCGGCGCAGCTTTCCCCCTCACCCAGGATTCAACGGTCGCCCAGGTGGCTGACTACGACTACCTCTTCCGGATGATCAGCCGCATCTCGCCGGGTACGCTCTACGCCGAGAGCATACAGGCCATACTCATCCCTGTGATGGGCAGCACCAGTCCCACCATGATGATGATAGGCATGTATTCAGGATTGATGCCGTCGCCCCTTCCTCTAAGCCAGAGCCTGATGCTGGTCTGGCCGCAACTGGTAGGCCTGGTGGCGCTGACGGCCGTCTGTTTCGCCCTGGCATATGTCAGGTTTATGCGTGAGGAGATCAGGTCGACATAA
- a CDS encoding ABC transporter ATP-binding protein, with the protein MSDNLIVETRGLTKTYGKFTAVNNLNLRIEEGEVFGLLGPNGAGKTTTILMLMGFCEPTSGSVLVNGLNPLREPIKVKSIVGYMPERIGFYDDMTARENIEYTGRLNGLRGNNLKATIDELLEVVGLRDRANQPVGTFSHGMKQRLGIADVMIKRPKIAILDEPTSGIDPEGTDQVLDLIKTMARQKVTVIISSHLLHQLQKICSGVGIFSRGQLIATGPVDKLGREALRKGHYHIILPIAQLADRVRDEINRIPGVRSIDSVADSTVVAADDDISAELERAVLETTGLRLHMKVEEFELEEIYKQYFKGS; encoded by the coding sequence ATGAGCGATAACCTGATAGTCGAGACACGCGGTTTAACCAAGACCTACGGCAAGTTTACAGCCGTTAACAACCTCAACCTCCGTATTGAGGAGGGCGAGGTATTCGGCCTGCTCGGTCCCAACGGCGCCGGCAAGACCACCACAATACTCATGCTGATGGGCTTCTGCGAGCCTACGTCGGGGTCGGTGCTTGTCAACGGACTTAACCCTCTGCGCGAGCCGATCAAGGTCAAGAGCATAGTCGGTTATATGCCGGAAAGAATCGGGTTCTATGATGATATGACGGCCCGGGAAAACATTGAATATACAGGCCGCCTCAACGGACTTAGAGGCAACAACCTGAAGGCCACGATCGATGAATTGCTCGAAGTGGTAGGGCTGAGAGACCGGGCTAACCAGCCCGTAGGAACATTCTCTCACGGCATGAAGCAGCGCCTGGGCATCGCCGATGTCATGATCAAAAGGCCTAAAATCGCCATCTTAGATGAGCCCACTTCGGGCATAGATCCAGAGGGCACGGACCAGGTCCTCGATCTTATTAAGACCATGGCACGGCAAAAGGTTACGGTTATAATCTCTTCCCACCTGCTGCACCAGCTGCAAAAAATTTGCAGTGGCGTAGGTATTTTCTCCAGAGGACAGCTGATCGCCACCGGGCCGGTGGATAAGTTAGGCAGGGAAGCGCTAAGAAAAGGCCATTACCATATCATCCTGCCTATCGCGCAACTCGCAGACCGGGTGCGCGATGAGATCAACAGGATACCCGGTGTCCGCAGCATCGATAGTGTGGCGGACAGCACTGTCGTCGCAGCCGACGACGATATCAGCGCAGAGCTCGAGCGTGCGGTTCTTGAGACCACCGGACTCAGGCTACATATGAAGGTCGAGGAGTTCGAGCTGGAAGAAATCTACAAGCAGTATTTTAAAGGTTCCTGA
- a CDS encoding NEW3 domain-containing protein, producing MLAKVMRIIIVALFTLALILPLFINAGTAVAAGAFSGSGSSFPLSNANGQNAEKLELTCQYPMLSSNVGLTYSYNINISYTGGSGSKVFDLKAVVPEGFAYAITPGYGEGQEIAAIRLDGSRGYPESVKLLVRPYAWKVPVPGEYPIVFEVASGDLNASIDLKAIVTASYDLKLTTPDGRLNTEATAGQESSFTIVVANNGTADLEKVEVSCPSGNRPSGWTVTCKPEKIDLLKAQETKEVQVSVKPAEKTIAGDYVITVQAQPESKNAYASLQIRTTVLTPTIWGWVGVGIVVLVVIALAIIFIRFGRR from the coding sequence ATGCTTGCGAAAGTCATGCGGATAATAATAGTAGCTCTGTTCACCCTGGCACTGATATTGCCGCTGTTCATAAATGCGGGGACCGCTGTGGCTGCAGGCGCTTTCTCCGGGTCGGGCTCATCTTTTCCCCTGAGCAATGCCAACGGCCAGAATGCAGAGAAGCTGGAGTTGACGTGCCAGTACCCCATGCTGAGCAGCAATGTGGGATTGACTTACTCATACAACATTAATATCAGTTACACGGGAGGCAGCGGGTCAAAGGTTTTCGATTTAAAGGCAGTCGTTCCCGAGGGGTTTGCTTACGCGATAACACCGGGTTATGGCGAGGGCCAGGAGATCGCCGCTATCCGTCTTGACGGCAGCCGGGGGTACCCTGAGAGCGTCAAGCTTCTGGTGAGGCCGTATGCCTGGAAGGTGCCCGTGCCTGGCGAATATCCCATCGTATTCGAGGTAGCCTCCGGCGATCTCAATGCCTCAATCGATCTGAAGGCTATAGTAACCGCAAGCTATGACCTGAAGCTGACCACGCCGGACGGACGGCTCAATACGGAAGCAACGGCAGGTCAGGAGAGCAGTTTTACCATAGTCGTGGCCAATAACGGTACGGCGGACCTTGAGAAGGTTGAGGTCAGCTGCCCGTCCGGAAATAGGCCCAGCGGTTGGACGGTTACCTGCAAGCCTGAGAAGATTGATCTGCTAAAAGCGCAGGAGACCAAAGAGGTGCAGGTCAGTGTGAAGCCGGCTGAAAAGACCATCGCCGGCGATTACGTCATCACTGTTCAGGCCCAGCCTGAGTCGAAGAACGCTTACGCCAGCCTGCAGATACGCACCACGGTGCTTACACCGACAATTTGGGGATGGGTCGGTGTAGGGATAGTCGTACTTGTGGTTATAGCTCTGGCGATCATATTTATCCGCTTTGGACGTCGCTGA
- a CDS encoding translation elongation factor-like protein translates to MAEVEIGLIVDFFARPVVAAIELTGEIKVGDKIHIKGHTTDMEVIVDSMQIHNQSVPAAKAGDAIGIKVSDKVRHGDKVYKIVD, encoded by the coding sequence GTGGCAGAAGTAGAGATCGGCCTGATCGTGGATTTCTTCGCACGACCTGTAGTGGCGGCGATCGAGCTGACCGGCGAGATCAAGGTGGGCGATAAAATTCACATCAAGGGTCATACGACCGACATGGAGGTAATCGTAGACTCCATGCAAATACATAACCAGAGTGTTCCCGCCGCCAAAGCGGGCGACGCGATTGGGATCAAGGTCTCAGACAAGGTGCGGCACGGCGACAAGGTCTATAAAATCGTTGATTAG
- the ribH gene encoding 6,7-dimethyl-8-ribityllumazine synthase — translation MSKNYQGMLSGKGLKFGIVISRFNEIITGRLLEGARDSLLRHGVNEQDIDIAWTPGSMEIPLAAKKMSETGKYNAIICLGCVIRGGTPHFEYVAAEVNRGISRLSLDSGMPVIQGIITADNLEQAIERAGAKEGNRGFAAANSAIEMANLIKSFGS, via the coding sequence ATGTCTAAGAATTACCAGGGTATGCTGTCAGGCAAGGGCCTTAAATTTGGTATCGTCATATCGCGCTTTAACGAGATAATTACCGGAAGGCTGCTGGAAGGTGCCCGTGATTCGCTGCTGAGGCACGGCGTCAACGAGCAGGATATCGATATCGCCTGGACACCCGGCAGCATGGAGATACCTCTGGCAGCCAAGAAAATGAGCGAGACGGGCAAATACAACGCCATAATCTGCCTTGGGTGCGTGATAAGGGGTGGTACCCCTCATTTTGAATATGTCGCCGCGGAAGTCAACCGCGGGATTTCACGTCTGAGCCTCGACAGCGGCATGCCGGTCATACAGGGAATCATCACCGCGGATAACCTGGAACAGGCCATAGAGAGGGCCGGCGCCAAGGAAGGCAACAGGGGCTTCGCGGCCGCTAACAGCGCAATTGAGATGGCCAACCTGATCAAGAGCTTCGGCTCTTAA
- a CDS encoding bifunctional 3,4-dihydroxy-2-butanone-4-phosphate synthase/GTP cyclohydrolase II, which produces MALSPIPEIIKDISAGKFIIIVDDENRENEGDLAIAAEKVTPQLINFMVTHARGLVCMPIIGKRLDELQIPPMVQENTSKFTTAFTVSIEAKNKTTSGISAFDRSATVKAVLDAKTRAEDIARPGHIFPLRAREGGVLVRAGHTEAVVDLARMAGLYPAGVICEILNEDGSMARLPQLEKLAEKYGIKIVSIADLITYRRKYERLVQKVAEARFPTKYGDFTIMAYKSTVDTDEHVALVLGDVADGKPVLVRVHSECVTGDVFGSLRCDCGEQVRMAMNMISEEGRGVFLYMRQEGRGIGLHNKLRAYELQDKGLDTVEANIALGFDADLRDYGIGAQILADLGLHDIRLLTNNPKKIIGLESYGLKVVESIRLISQPTEYNKTYLKTKQEKLEHLLTIED; this is translated from the coding sequence ATGGCGTTATCACCTATACCTGAGATTATTAAAGACATCTCTGCCGGCAAATTCATCATCATCGTCGACGATGAAAACCGTGAAAACGAAGGCGACCTTGCCATTGCGGCGGAGAAAGTCACTCCACAGTTGATCAATTTCATGGTCACTCATGCCCGCGGGCTGGTCTGCATGCCCATCATAGGCAAGCGGCTGGATGAACTGCAGATTCCACCCATGGTGCAGGAGAATACCTCTAAATTCACTACGGCATTTACGGTGTCGATCGAGGCCAAGAATAAGACCACCAGCGGCATCTCGGCCTTCGACAGGTCGGCAACGGTCAAGGCGGTATTGGATGCCAAGACGAGGGCGGAAGATATCGCCAGGCCGGGCCATATATTCCCCCTCAGGGCCAGAGAGGGTGGCGTGCTGGTACGTGCTGGGCACACTGAGGCGGTCGTCGACCTGGCCAGAATGGCAGGGCTTTATCCGGCTGGAGTGATCTGTGAGATACTCAATGAGGACGGATCGATGGCGAGGCTGCCTCAACTTGAAAAACTGGCGGAAAAGTACGGCATCAAGATCGTCAGCATCGCCGATCTGATAACCTACCGGAGGAAGTACGAGAGGCTCGTACAAAAGGTGGCCGAGGCCAGGTTCCCCACTAAATACGGCGATTTCACCATCATGGCCTACAAGAGCACCGTGGATACTGATGAGCATGTTGCGCTGGTGCTGGGGGATGTGGCCGACGGTAAACCCGTTCTGGTGCGTGTTCACAGCGAATGTGTAACGGGCGATGTTTTCGGCAGCCTGCGCTGCGACTGCGGAGAGCAGGTCCGCATGGCCATGAACATGATCTCCGAGGAGGGCCGGGGCGTTTTCCTTTATATGAGACAGGAGGGCCGCGGTATAGGCCTGCATAATAAGCTAAGAGCCTACGAGTTGCAGGATAAAGGATTGGATACGGTAGAAGCCAATATCGCCCTGGGCTTCGACGCCGATTTAAGGGATTACGGCATCGGCGCCCAGATTCTGGCGGACCTGGGCCTGCACGATATACGACTGCTGACGAATAATCCCAAGAAGATTATCGGGCTGGAGAGTTATGGTCTGAAGGTGGTCGAGAGCATCCGTCTCATATCTCAGCCTACCGAGTACAACAAGACTTATCTGAAAACCAAGCAGGAGAAGTTGGAGCACCTGTTAACCATCGAAGATTAA
- a CDS encoding riboflavin synthase, whose translation MFTGIIEETGSVQKLSAKSLSVQARDVLAGTSLGDSISVNGACLTVIDIAKSAFTVEIMPETRKLTNIGDLHVGDQVNLERALSAQGRFGGHFVQGHVDAVGKVTSLVPEGEAVILGVNAPEEILKYLVKKCFIAVNGVSLTVIECSASQFSVSLVSYSRQKTNLGTLKQGNKVNLEVDIIAKYIEKFYHPGKQEGIISLLDQYDYLKAR comes from the coding sequence ATGTTTACAGGGATTATTGAAGAAACCGGCTCTGTTCAAAAACTGAGTGCAAAAAGCCTGTCGGTACAGGCCCGTGATGTGCTGGCCGGTACCTCTTTGGGAGACAGCATCTCCGTCAACGGGGCCTGCCTGACGGTGATCGATATCGCGAAATCAGCGTTCACTGTCGAGATCATGCCGGAGACCAGAAAGCTGACCAATATCGGGGATCTGCATGTGGGCGATCAGGTCAATCTGGAACGCGCGCTGTCGGCCCAGGGCCGTTTCGGCGGGCATTTTGTGCAGGGACATGTGGACGCTGTGGGCAAAGTAACATCCCTCGTTCCCGAGGGTGAGGCCGTTATTCTGGGTGTCAATGCGCCCGAAGAGATATTGAAATACCTGGTGAAAAAGTGTTTCATCGCTGTGAACGGCGTCAGCCTGACGGTTATTGAATGCAGCGCCTCGCAGTTTTCCGTGTCACTGGTGTCTTACTCGAGGCAGAAGACCAACCTGGGGACTTTGAAGCAGGGCAACAAGGTCAACCTGGAAGTTGACATAATTGCTAAATATATCGAGAAATTTTACCATCCCGGCAAGCAAGAGGGTATAATCAGCTTATTGGACCAGTATGATTATCTGAAAGCGAGGTAA
- the ribD gene encoding bifunctional diaminohydroxyphosphoribosylaminopyrimidine deaminase/5-amino-6-(5-phosphoribosylamino)uracil reductase RibD produces the protein MLNRPLDFMAYALSLAELALGYTSPNPAVGAVIERDGLVVGLGHTQQPGMEHAEIMALNQAGEMARGATMYVTLEPCCHHGKTPPCTDAIISAGISEVNIAVTDPNPLVSGKGIACLKAAGIITKIGEYEQKAREINEGYFKYIKTGVPFVIAKFAMSMDGKIATRTGDSKWITSEEARNYAHGQRHSVDAIMVGAQTIIADDPQLTARGYSGRCGRAKLQPLRVIVDGRGRVPATARVFSEPGKTLVALAEGQFDKEILKKKREGTEYLVLKSDKGLIDIDELLKALGQRHITTVMIEGGSSLLGYAFDHHMVDKVLAFIAPIIIGGEEAKTAVSGQGVDKVKNALQLKDIRIVKFDNELLISGYT, from the coding sequence ATGCTCAATCGGCCCCTTGATTTTATGGCTTACGCCCTTTCCCTTGCCGAGCTGGCGCTGGGTTACACAAGCCCGAACCCGGCTGTTGGAGCCGTGATTGAAAGGGATGGGCTGGTGGTCGGCCTGGGTCATACGCAGCAGCCGGGGATGGAGCATGCAGAGATTATGGCGCTTAACCAGGCCGGCGAGATGGCCCGCGGCGCAACGATGTACGTGACTCTTGAGCCGTGCTGCCATCACGGCAAAACCCCACCCTGCACCGATGCCATTATCAGTGCAGGAATCTCAGAGGTCAATATCGCGGTGACCGATCCTAATCCGCTGGTTTCAGGCAAAGGTATCGCGTGCCTTAAGGCGGCGGGCATAATAACGAAAATCGGGGAGTATGAACAGAAAGCCAGGGAGATCAACGAAGGCTATTTCAAGTATATTAAAACGGGAGTCCCGTTCGTTATTGCCAAGTTTGCCATGAGTATGGATGGCAAGATAGCCACCAGGACGGGCGACTCCAAATGGATAACCAGCGAGGAAGCGCGCAATTATGCCCACGGCCAGCGGCACAGCGTCGATGCTATCATGGTCGGCGCCCAAACTATAATCGCCGATGATCCTCAGTTGACCGCACGCGGGTACAGCGGCAGGTGCGGACGCGCCAAACTGCAGCCATTGCGGGTGATAGTGGACGGCAGGGGTCGCGTCCCGGCCACGGCCAGGGTGTTCTCGGAGCCGGGGAAAACGCTGGTGGCGCTGGCTGAGGGGCAATTCGATAAAGAGATATTGAAAAAGAAACGGGAAGGCACCGAGTATCTGGTGCTCAAGTCGGACAAAGGCTTGATCGATATCGACGAGCTTCTCAAAGCGCTGGGGCAGAGGCATATCACAACGGTTATGATAGAGGGTGGGAGCAGTCTGCTGGGCTACGCGTTTGACCATCATATGGTAGATAAGGTGCTGGCTTTTATCGCGCCGATTATAATAGGTGGTGAGGAGGCCAAAACCGCTGTCAGCGGCCAGGGCGTTGACAAGGTCAAGAACGCGCTGCAACTAAAGGACATAAGAATCGTAAAATTCGATAACGAGCTTCTGATCAGCGGGTATACCTGA